Proteins from a single region of Trichoplusia ni isolate ovarian cell line Hi5 chromosome 3, tn1, whole genome shotgun sequence:
- the LOC113508886 gene encoding pancreatic triacylglycerol lipase-like: MALLVTILFFGVAAVSALPHGITPADLWDKTIDLAAVARYNPDTQNIYHLYTRLNPTVSQPLLLGSQGLLGSTNFSPNRRTIVLLHGWLDSITADFNTVLIPAILSAEDVNVIGVDWSAGAGTINYFTAVTNTVPSGVSVARFISWLNQATGANLNSYHIIGHSLGGHQAGIIGRNLGGQVAYVTALDPALPSWTSNNERFRESDGVYTEVIHTNAGNLGYLTPLGQVDFYPNGGIGMPGCNNMDCDHSRSFHYMAESFRSGGFTGTRCASYLTAMTGNCFLWGNLQMGGLVPKTGQSGIFYLQTNAGPPFSRG, from the exons ATGGCCCTGCTCGTGACAATACTATTTTTTGGAGTTGCTGCTGTATCAG CACTTCCTCATGGGATCACCCCAGCGGACCTGTGGGACAAAACAATTGATCTCGCAGCTGTCGCCAGATACAACCCTGACACTCAAAACATATACCATCTATACACTAG GTTGAACCCCACAGTTAGTCAGCCTCTCCTTCTGGGCAGCCAGGGTCTGCTGGGCAGCACCAACTTCAGCCCAAACAGAAGAACTATTGTCCTTCTCCACGGCTGGCTGGATTCCATCACTGCTGACTTCAATACTGTGCTTATACCAG CCATTCTGTCAGCGGAAGATGTCAACGTTATCGGAGTTGACTGGAGCGCCGGCGCCGGCACCATCAACTACTTCACCGCCGTCACCAATACAGTGCCATCTG gcGTCAGCGTGGCTCGATTCATTTCTTGGTTGAACCAAGCCACTGGAGCTAATTTAAACTCTTACCATATTATTGGGCACAGTCTTGGTGGGCATCAGGCTGGCATCATCGGGAGAAACCTTGGAGGACAGGTGGCTTACGTCACTG CCTTGGACCCGGCTCTACCATCATGGACATCCAACAACGAGAGGTTTAGGGAGTCTGATGGGGTATATACCGAAGTCATTCATACCAACGCCGGCAACCTGGGTTACCTGACACCTCTGGGACAAGTGGACTTCTACCCCAACGGTGGGATTGGGATGCCTGGTTGTAACAACATGGATTGTGACCATAGCAg ATCGTTCCATTACATGGCTGAGTCGTTCAGGTCTGGTGGCTTCACAGGCACCCGCTGTGCCTCCTACCTGACCGCTATGACGGGCAACTGCTTCCTATGGGGCAATCTCCAAATGGGTGGGCTGGTGCCTAAGACTGG acaATCTGGAATATTCTACCTCCAAACCAACGCTGGACCCCCATTCTCGCGAGGCTGA